GGCCACGCTGGGCGAGACCATCACCGAGAAGGCCGGAGTCATCAATCTGTCCCTGGACGGAACCATTTTGTTGGCGGCCATGACCTCGTTCGCCGTGGCCGTGACCACGGGCAGCCCGTGGCTTGGCGCGGTCGGCGGCATGGCCGTGGGCGCGGTCGTGGCCCTGATTTTGGGCCTGACCAACATTTACCTCGGCCAATCGCAACTGGCCGTGGGCTTCATCCTGACGCTTCTGGCCCGGGATCTGGCCTATTTTCTGGGCCATCCCTTTTCCCGGCAACCCGGTCCAAATCTTGGTTATTGGGGTCTTCCGGGTCTGTCCGATCTTCCGGGTCTGTCCGATCTGCCGGTGCTGGACGCCCTGTTCGGGCGGCAGTCGCCAATGGTGTCCATCAGTCTGGCGGTCATCGCGGGGTGCTGGTGGTGGATGTACCGGACCAACGCCGGCATGCGCCTGCGGGCCGTGGGCGAGTCCCCGCGCGCGGCCTTTGGGCGCGGCAT
This genomic interval from Deltaproteobacteria bacterium contains the following:
- a CDS encoding ABC transporter permease, with product MQEFMLVLAGILLAGAPLVLATLGETITEKAGVINLSLDGTILLAAMTSFAVAVTTGSPWLGAVGGMAVGAVVALILGLTNIYLGQSQLAVGFILTLLARDLAYFLGHPFSRQPGPNLGYWGLPGLSDLPGLSDLPVLDALFGRQSPMVSISLAVIAGCWWWMYRTNAGMRLRAVGESPRAAFGRGIRVRLSRLWACLAGGALVGLAGAAYSLAVKPGWGRPQGCEGAGWIALAIVIFGGWHPVRAAIGAYFFAALQVSGIYLQDIFPSIPAQVFQVAPFPMMIVTLLAVNLGRMSLVQDLLRRYPFLKRFSGSWPITAPAALGQDFDPKKGL